The Stigmatella aurantiaca DW4/3-1 genome contains the following window.
TTCACGAGCGGGCTGTCAAGGAGTGCCGGGAGCGGCAGGTGTTCACTCCCGAGGTCGCCACCGTGCGAGGGCTGATCTTCAATGCGGTGCTCGGGTTGGTGAGCCGGCACCAAGGGGAGGCCTCCGCGGCGGAGCTGCGCGGGCTTGTCTCAAAGAAGTCTTACATCGACTTCTTCCCGTATCCCGCGCGGGACTTCTTGCAACTGCTCTACGGCGCCGCGGAGGTGCTCGCACCGTATCACGGGGACTCGCTCGATGAGGCCATCCGGGCGTGTGGTGCCGCGGCCGTGTCGGGGTTCTTCCAGTCGGCGGTGGGGCGCACGCTCACGAACCTCATCGGGCGAGGGGACCCCAAGCGGCTCTTCTCCAACGCGCCGACGGCTTACTCCACCACGGTGGGGTACGGGCAGCGGACGTACACGCGACT
Protein-coding sequences here:
- a CDS encoding DUF2378 family protein, which encodes MPSLIHERAVKECRERQVFTPEVATVRGLIFNAVLGLVSRHQGEASAAELRGLVSKKSYIDFFPYPARDFLQLLYGAAEVLAPYHGDSLDEAIRACGAAAVSGFFQSAVGRTLTNLIGRGDPKRLFSNAPTAYSTTVGYGQRTYTRLNDRAVRLHFRGDMQPVQFHQGVLEEALAAVGCKGRVRVRVLGLDEAEYTIEWE